Genomic segment of Vanacampus margaritifer isolate UIUO_Vmar chromosome 13, RoL_Vmar_1.0, whole genome shotgun sequence:
AACAAAGCCACAGAGAGACCCGCTACAGTCAACTAATCCTCTTAgacagcattaatttaattaaacatCATGGGAATCACTGTGTAAACAAATCTGGAGTTTAATAAAACTATCTAATCACTATTGCAATATGATCTTGCATATTGGTAGCTATTATCGTGCCAACGGCCATCTCCTAATTTGGAAAATTCAACTCCTCCCCGCTTCTGCTTTACACAGAAACATGTGTGACCAGATTGACTTGGAAGAAACAGCAACCCACACGGGTGAGTGAAACAGTGTTCAAaccattgtattttattttataacattGTGGGTTTTGTGTACACATTGTTTGCAGATAGCCTATATAACAGATAATCCAAGTGATATATTTGTTGTTCTTCTGCAGTTAGTACTTGTACAAGTAGTCAAAcccaattaaatacaatttgtcAATATTTCAAAAGGTCCCAAGGGTGTTATCAATGACTGGAGGAGATTTAAGTTGGAGAGCATGGAGCAGGAAAACCTGCCACCTGCAAAACGGGAACTGCTCAGACAAATGTCATCCCCTCATCGGAAAAAGGACGATTCTCGGGTAAATCTCAATCGCAAGGTATATTTTTTGCTTCGAACAGTTTCAAAGATGAAGGAAAAAGTTCAAGgaaaagtcaaccccaaaattttctttacaataatacagtatattctatgcagtcccactagtcgaaattctgattaatattgaatttgtggagtatgagttaagcagcaaaatccacctgtttttatccatctcggggggctgccatttttccacttgtaatctgtggtgtcattttcagtcatttttcagttgacagcgagTGTTTAGAAAAGTGGggccacataaaaaaattaggttgaCGGTAAGTGAGTTAACTCCCTGCCAGTTCCAGCAGGTGgtgctgtgattaaaaaaaaaaaaaaaaaggttaaaccaAGTAGTGAGAAACGGATGTATGTTCTCTTCCGTGTAGGGAAGTAAAATAGTAACAAACCATATATATAGTCAGTATATTGGGATATGCCAATTTCTTAATTATGCATTGGGGCATAAATGGCGTCCTCCACAAATTTTGTTTACCTACATGGCTGCATCTATTTCTCAATGAATCATGCTGCATGTTTGCGTTTGTTGTTTATGTATATAGCTGTTGCCATATGGATCTGAAAATTATATTCTAGTGTTCCTGGTCATGGTAGTTTTTCCATGCAAAATCGCAATAAACATTTAAAGCTAATCTTTTACAAATGCATTTTGAATCCTTTTCAGATGAGTGTGCAAGAGTATGAGATGCTTAAGGAAGAAGACGAGGGCTGTCTTAAGAAATACAGAAAGCGATGCATGCAGGAAATGCATGACAAGCTCAGCTTCGGTCCGAAGTTTGAAGGTGTGCACGACCTGGACAGCGGGGAGGCGTTCCTTGAAGTCATCGAGAAGGAACATCACAGCACAGTGGTGGTAGTGCACATCTACAAGATTGGAGTCAAAGGCTGTGAAGAGGTCAACAACTGCCTTGACTGTCTGGCCACAGAGTATCCCACTGTTAAGTTCTGCAGGATTGACGCCGTTTCCTCAGGTGCTGCTGAGAGATTCTCAGATGAGGTCTTGCCGACGCTTTTGGTCTACAAGGCAGGTGAACTGCTAGGGAACTTCTTGGCCTGCACACAGCATTTAAACGAGGAGTTCTTTGCTACAGATGTCGAGGCCTTCCTCAACAGTTACGGCTTGCTGCCAGAGAAAGAAATGCCGATGAtggatgatgaagaggagaaTGATGTGGAGTAAACAATCATTTGTGGCTGCTgtggaacaacaacaacaacaaaaagttgtcTGGTTGTGTTGTTGTATGTAGCATTAATGAGCATTATTTGTATATGCTAAAAGGACTAAATCTGTGTTTGAGAGGTTGCTTAACATCCCATTAGCGAAGGCTTCCCAAATCTGGTTTGGCATAATTTGTATGgagtttgtatttaaatataaaagcaCCATTGCCCAAACAAGGGCAAACCCCTTTTATGTTAATATAACTTTAACCAATATGgtaaacttttctttcttttttttgaatgttaGAATATTTGTCATATTACACTTAATGAAGATGTGCATACTGTAATATTTGAAAGTACTTGACTGGATTGATTTATAAATCCTGAATTTGTACTAAGGTCCTTCAAATTGTTTTGATAGTTAACCAAAGGGCTTTTTCTGGTACAATTTACCAAAGAAGTGTCGATGTGGAAACGGTTGTAAACACATCAGGATAAATGAGATATGAATCAAATGGAACGTAAAGTATGTTGTGTATATAGTAGAATATTTAGTAGAATGATCTGCAGAACATCATCAACATCACGTTATGTGAATTATTACAGTACATCATATATGTTGATAATTATAATTTCGCCAtaattcaaaacaataaaacaacatgaaatttccattttgcttcatttactCCAATCACATAATCACGTTCCTTCAGGGGCAATAAGTGCAGAAATTATAGCATTGCGGTATTTTGCAAAATGTTGCGGTACATAACCATTTTTATACAGAGGAACATCATAAAGTGTTTCTGCAGTGGTTGcattatctctctctctctctctctctctctctctctctctctctctctctctctctctctctctctctctctctctctctctctctctctgtgagTACTCACCCATATTGCAAATAAGCACATTGTTTAAATGTCCACAGGTGTACGTGATTGCGAaaggttatttatttacatatgcCTGCGAATGGGTGTTGAGTAGACTGGTGTAGCCTTCCTCTCGCCCGAAGTCAACTGGGATGgcagtatagaaaatagatTAATGGAAGGTTtaagcatttattaaattttatgtCTAACCAAGGTCACTATTCTGTTTGATCTGTTTTGTCTTTTGGTCAAGACTCAAGAGGCGCGCCTGGCCTAATCAATTTGCCATTCTTCCAACATTGTATAATATTAAAGTCCTATACAATTTCAGTCATTGTTTATATCCGTGGAGAGTTTGAGAGGATTTAGCAAATGAGGTTAACATAATGCTTTGTTAACAGCTGTCCCTTTACTCGCACCAACGTCTAGACTGTCCTAATCCACCTCCATTGATATTTATTATAGCTTAAAATGAATATAGTCAATCATCACCcaagaaaataattataaattatgttgaaatagTAATTTATTTGGGCCAGTTTTGAGTAAAGACTGtcacaaaccaaataaaaaattgtaattgaagcACTGCCATGTTAACAAGGCATATTACATTTATGCATCTGCTGCAAGCAAACCACCATAGCCAGCTTTATCCTTTTGGTagaaaataaatgaccaaatgCATGTCAGCATAATCACGTAATTCTGCCTTTTGTGGTTGTGccaattattatatttgtctATTTATGTGGATTTATGCCAAAAAAATCCGTAATGTTATTACCTATTGCCTGTGGAATAGCACTTGATTTCTAATTAGTTTGCAGCCGTTTTAATTTTGCCTGTTACAAATATTTCTTTGAAGATGTACATGAGTCGGTGTTTTCACGCGACCACATCTGACACGGCTTGCATAGCCTCAAGCTGATAACACCTCACATGCCCAAGatttattagattatttttaaaccaagactTTCTTGACGTGTTGGAACATGTCAGCCAACTGGTCTCTCACTCAACCTGTCTTAAAGAATGGATgtgcataaataaaataaaattaaaagaccAAACTAGATCACCTCTTCCACAAAATTAAAGCATTTGTCAGACTCATTAAACAAGAATTTGTAGGTCTTCCATCCAAAGTTATCTTTTAACTGTCCAATAATGAGAATTTAAAGGACATTTGTTGATCTGATATGACATAGCAGCAGTGACATGCTGCCATTTTATTAGAAGTGCAGTGATTCACGTAGctggctttgttgttgttgtgaaatcCGTTGCCGCCCAATGGCCCATTCACAATTGCCCTGTGACTAACTAATGATCATTCCGGGTCTCGTCATAAGTCCGTTGGAATAGATTCCAGGTCCTAACATGACCCCTAACATAATCAAGGATACAGAAAAGACAATCCCTTGCAAGATGTCAAAATCGAGTAATTGATTAAAGAACTAATTTCAAAGATCCCCCTTTTACCCACTCACAGTTTACGCAAATAATTAATCATGCATTCAGTGAGGAGAGataatgggttttttttcttgaaaaaaacatcacgGGTTGACTCATACTGTCCAATTAATGCCTGCCGAAATGTTTGCCTCTCCATTGATCACATGACCCCACCCCCATATCTGACATGATTATACTTTTCCAATTGATTATACAGATTCACTAATTAAAGGAtgtttttgccttttgtttGGACTTGTGCAAGCCCAGCTGGCACGCTCTAGTTCACccgcataaaaaaaatgtcaccgtgatgatgtcatcagtgtGCTATACAGCACACTCACGGTCACTCACTCTCACCAAATATGGTCAATGGGCGTCAAGGATATTACATAACTGTGATTTGTTTACTGGCTTTCATCATTAATGAAATTATAAACACTAATCACATCTATAGTGAATGATAATTTGATTATTGCATGAATTGCTGCaataaatatttctgtttttcaagaaaaagatGCTACTGTTCAGCTGCTACACGTCTATCTGAGGAGCAAAGAGGTAAGACATCAGAACTCGTGCAAAACAACAGTGGCGTGTCTAGTATAAGAGCGCCAAGGTTCTTCTACGCAGTGTGCCAATGGTGCTCTGCACTGGCACCTGCCAAAGAAGCACAGTATTTTTTGTCCTTTGGGCGTTCCTGTAAATTTCTGTTGTGGCTAAAATGTGAAGCATGCATTAGTACCACCATTGCACCATTACAATCAATGGAATGCCAATTATCAGCATGATTCACTGATGGGAGGCAGCTTGTGTCACCACCTTTTGGGGGTTTCTGTCAACACCTTAAATTGTATCTTCATAAAATTTGTACTGTTCAGCTTATACGAAATATGTTAACTGAGTTTATAATAGTTCCGCTGCCTGGAGACAAACCTCTCTCTAGATTCCGCTCAcgttcacaacaacaaaaactgatgATGAAAAAAACTATAATCTTCTGTACCACAACACTAGTATTTCACAGAGGATGCAAGCAATTTGTCTTAAATTGAAGGAGTAAACCGTTATTGATTGAGATGAACATTCATTACCTTAATCTTGAATGTCCAGCAGCATAATTAATTAGGAAATTAGGAAACTACCAATTTgacctctctttttttgttttctttcaaagCACATTCTCTCCCTGAGTTGCGGAGATAACGATCTCATGGATTGACATCTGGCTGACAGAGCCACACCGTATCATGTACTTGTTCAGGCTATCTACAATGTATTTCCAAGCCCATCCCACCTGCACTGTTCAGGCTTGTTGGATACACCAGCATGGCCCCTATGTGAGAGAAGGGGGACCCTTGAGCATATTGAGTTGCTGCACAAAAACTCTAGGGAAGACCAATACCGATGGCGTCACGACCAGGTGCTCAAGACTATCACAGAGAGTATCTGTTGTGGTATCAGCCAGCTGTCGGAGGTCAACACCCACAAAGAATGCCATCAACTTCATCAGAGCTGGAGAGAAGCCAAGTACAACATCAATAGCAACATCTGGACTGGCTGCTGTTAATGGATTTGGGCAGAATGTTGCTAAGAACACCCGCAGGCCTAACAGGGGCAACAAAGAAGTTAGCATCGTCATGTTCACTGTGCCGTGGGAAGAATGAATGGAGGAGGCCTTTGAACAGAAGGAGAAGTAGTCATCCTAGTCAGTGGATGCCACAGACAAGGCTGGAAGGCTAGGTGCCTGCCTGTGGAGGTAGGTTGCAGAGGTAGGGGcaaaaaatgaatggggaattcAAACGACTAAGTTTGTtcgcccctggtagcccggccattcaaatgactgagggatttggacccctggcagcccaggcatttaaatgaatggggaattCAGACAACTGTATTCTGGGAAAGGAAGTGCTGTTTTACCATTATATCaaaaaatttcaatattttgacaattttaatgATCTGTCTGTTTTATTTGAGTTTTATTTATACTGAATGAGGCTGCCACCCTGAGAGAATTTGCCCCAGAATCCTGTTAGATCGcaagctagctggtggctagtTCTCGTCACGGAGTGGAAAGCCCTTCTGCAACACAGCGAAGTAAATTCCCGTCATCGGAGGCTTTAAGCAGATATATGCAGgattggggaatccaggtccagggaGAACAAACCCtaaaacagtttgactttacccataggtgcttctactcaacaagTGCTTCTATGACCTTGTTTACCTGGCAGTTAATtaaaagcacctgtggctaaagccaatctgtggcagggtttttactttatggacctggattccccaaccctggatGTATGCGGCTCAAACCTGTACTAGTAGCAACGTGGCAAGATTTCCAAAGAATGACAGTATGTCAAAACGCTCTTCAACCAAAGTACAATAtatcaaaaattttgaaaattatgGGTTCTGGAgaggtttttgtgtgtgtgtgtgtgtgtgtgtgtgtgtgtgtgtgtgtgtgtgtgtgtgtgtgcgtgtgtgtgtgtgtgcgtgtgtgtgtgtgtgtgtgtgtgtgtgtgtgcgtgccagggaaaaaaaaccttgcaCAGATGCACTCTTGCTTAgccttttgtatttttctttccatttgcaAAAattacgcacatacacatttgtattttttaatttatttatttatttatgtagctgACCTCCATAATGGAGTGGTGGTACAGGAGTGGGAGTCATTCTGAACGGGACCAGGACAAGACAGGAGTCGTTTTCACCCGAAGTGGGTCGGGCagggttttttttaagctgttttttttaagcgtcTCAGTAATGGGACAAGGCGGAATTTCCCGTGCCACCCTGTAGTGGACACACCCACATTGTTTGCGAGTGAAGACAAGTGCTTCCTCTTTCGCAATTTTGAaacctcattttattttatgtattaggcgagttttttttaataattcaaatttgtCTAGTTGCTCACCTCTATGGCAAATAAAGTTTccaagatgtatttattttcactaaaCTGGTCCACTGGGGCATTCAGCATAAAATTTTTCTTAACAGGTTTTTTTTGGTCCTCCTGAGTCATTTGTAAAGTTACTACAACTACGTTTTTTCCCCAAAGTATCATCCCCTTGAAACATATCGCTGTACATAAAACACCAACTGTAgaactcattttattttctgttactACCATCTGCTGGTGAATCCCTATCTATTAAATGAAACCTCACAAAAtacccaaaatgtatttaatgggCTTCTGATAGCAAATGAAATTTGTAACTAAcccattgtgtgtgtttttgtttttgtaatttaatttaaagaatCCCACGAATGTGCCATTTGCTTGTCGTAAAAAACATCTCCCATAATGCACCAGTTAGGCTTATGTTGACGCCTGCGCGTTTCACTCCCTGGAAAAATGGCGGCACTCTTGCTGCAAGACATTGATAGTTCCGAGCTGTCTAAGTTGTCTAAAGGGACACTTAACAAACTCGAGAAGATTCTGTCGGATCAGAATTATGAAATCGACACTCTCAAAGCCCAGCGGGAGCAATTCCGAGTTGACAGTGGTAAGATATGTGCCGTATTTCACTAGCTCGTAGTGCTAAAATGTTCGGCTTTACTCACCATGCACGCAGTTGGTAAACAGGTCATTACTCCGGGACACAATTCTCTTTTAATTTCACTTAAATCTAGCTCATGTGATTTTCTACAGTGCATTTTATTTAGTAACTAATTACGAGTCGTCTTATCGCATGTTGGTTTTGTTAAGCTAAGTTGCATAGCTAGCAATAACGTAAACAAGTGCTTTTCTGTCCCTTTTATCGCCCAGAGCAACATTTCTTTGACCAGGTGAAACAGCTGGCTCAGTGTCAGGAAGACTTTCTAAAAGAGACACAAGAGCACAGTAAACTTAAAGAGGAGTTGGAGAAAATCGGTAACAGTGAAGTATGCAATCTCAATTTATCGCGTCCCTCGACCCTTTATGCTAATCATGTTATGTGATTTTGCCTTATTGCTTAGCGAATGAGCTCAAAAGTGTGCGTGAGAAGAACCAGCAGTATGAACATGCACAGGAGAAGTCACTTTCAGAACAGGTAATTCATTTAGTTGGTGAgttatttgaattttaaagATAACCAAGTCATTTAGATTGTCTCATTACATTGCCTGACATAGATGTAAGTGCTTTGACAATACACCACTAACAGTTGATCAATTATGTATTCACTATTCACTTCCTCTTAGACTCTGCTTTCAAATGCCAAGGAACAACTGGAGGCACAAAAGCTTGAACTTGTGCGGACACTTGAGAGGAGAAACTTGGAACTGGAACATTTGAATGGTACGAGTGCcttaatccatccatttatcgTTTTTTATACCGCCTAACCTTATTAGAGTCACAGGTAAGATGGAACCTTCCCAAGCTGAGTGCTGTTCAACTTAAATTTTTTCTCTAGTCTACTGCCAAAATATAAACATGCAACCTCCCACTCCCCCAATTGTCTAGATGACTTGAGGCAACTGAATGATAAGTTGGTGGAGGTCAGTGCCTCCAAAATGTCTCAGCAGCTGAGGTTAGAGGAGCTTGAAGCAGCAGAAATCAACATCAAAGTAAGTTATTGTATATTTGcttcatatttgtattattcTGCCACAGAATAAATTGCACACACACTACACAATATGATATTACTAAACCCAGACCAATTTATATTGGCTGATATTAGGCATCAGCAAAATAATAATCGACCGGAGTTTCACCGATTAAACACCAATATGCATAATCTTAGCTTCTCCTGAAACGAAAAATGCTGTTCAGTTGGTATGGGACGAAATAAAGGacaatgttgtgtgtgaatTACATCCTTCTCTATCCTCTCATATGCCCATTAAGACGCAATGTCAGTATACCGCATATTTAGATTTATATTCATCCAGAGTGTGCATTGATAGTG
This window contains:
- the pdcb gene encoding phosducin b isoform X2, whose translation is MCDQIDLEETATHTGPKGVINDWRRFKLESMEQENLPPAKRELLRQMSSPHRKKDDSRMSVQEYEMLKEEDEGCLKKYRKRCMQEMHDKLSFGPKFEGVHDLDSGEAFLEVIEKEHHSTVVVVHIYKIGVKGCEEVNNCLDCLATEYPTVKFCRIDAVSSGAAERFSDEVLPTLLVYKAGELLGNFLACTQHLNEEFFATDVEAFLNSYGLLPEKEMPMMDDEEENDVE
- the pdcb gene encoding phosducin b isoform X1, with the translated sequence MCDQIDLEETATHTGPKGVINDWRRFKLESMEQENLPPAKRELLRQMSSPHRKKDDSRVNLNRKMSVQEYEMLKEEDEGCLKKYRKRCMQEMHDKLSFGPKFEGVHDLDSGEAFLEVIEKEHHSTVVVVHIYKIGVKGCEEVNNCLDCLATEYPTVKFCRIDAVSSGAAERFSDEVLPTLLVYKAGELLGNFLACTQHLNEEFFATDVEAFLNSYGLLPEKEMPMMDDEEENDVE